The Bombus huntii isolate Logan2020A chromosome 11, iyBomHunt1.1, whole genome shotgun sequence genome includes a window with the following:
- the LOC126871067 gene encoding uncharacterized protein LOC126871067, whose protein sequence is MAKLLHTIWALLLNIFGLQIFRTCFANAMEDEDCESLLSGPPFSSVFFSIGIYVIIVNSTLFPRSFHAPKIVFLILYEFLATAFILEFALACIWTPIDVLLSTTLPSCICYVILRFNIPYDIRKRVTS, encoded by the exons ATGGCAAAGTTGCTTCATACCATTTGGGCGCTCTTGCTAAATATTTTCGGACTTCAGATTTTCCGAACATGTTTCGCCAATGCTATGGAAGACGAAGATTGCGAATCGCTTTTATCAGGACCACCGTTTAGTTCGGTTTTCTTCAGCATTGGTATATACGTTATTATCGTAAATTCTACACTCTTTCCACGATCTTTTCACGCACCAAAAATCGTTTTTCTGATACTGTACGAG tttttagCCACTGCATTTATCTTGGAATTCGCATTGGCCTGTATTTGGACACCGATAGACGTCCTCTTATCGACAACGTTACCGTCCTGTATCTGTTATGTAATATTACGATTCAATATTCCATACGATATTAGGAAAAGAGTAACATCTTAG
- the LOC126871046 gene encoding neural-cadherin-like, with product MVDPLKLFWVITNSTYLVTKFIRIGIADKNDNPPYFDKGLYEAEVDENEDIQHTVLTVTAKDHDESSRIRYEITSGNIGGAFAVKNMTGAIYVAGALDYETRKRYELRLTASDNLKENYTTVVIHVKDVNDNPPVFERPTYKTQITEEDDRTLPKRVLGVTATDGDKDRPQNIVYFLTGQGIDPDNPANSKFDINRTSGEIYVLKPLDRDQPNGRPQWRFTVFAQDEGGEGLVGYADVQVNLKDINDNAPTFPQGIYFGNVTENGTAGMVVMTMTAVDYDDPSEGTNAKLIYSIEKNVIEEETGSPIFEIESETGVIKTAVCCLDRERTPDYSIQVVAMDGGGLKGTGTASIRVKDINDMPPQFTKEEWFTEVDETEGPDLPEMPILTVTVHDEDETNKFQYKVIESSGYGADKFTMVRNNDGTGSLKIVQSLDYEDQLQSNGFRFRIQVNDKGEDNDNDKYHVAYSWVVVKLRDINDNQPQFEKANIETTVPENARIGSSLETFTATDPDQGGKSKVFYSIDRSSDRKRQFSINENGTVSIQRSLDREETPRHQVKILAIDDGIPPKTATATLTVIVHDINDNPPRFLKDYRPVLQEHSQQKKVVEISATDDDDRSKSNGPPFTFRMDPKADDVIRASFKVESDNKGANGDGMAIVSSLLSFNREQQKEYLIPIVIKDTGTPSMSGTSTLTVIIGDINDNKMQPGSKDIFVYNYAGQSPDTEIGRVYVFDLDDWDLPDKKFYWEGLEHAQFKLDEDTGMIYMKSGIHDGRYHLRFKVYDRKHTQTDVPANVTVTVKTIPFEAVLNSGSVRISGITDEDFIRVWDYKSQTISRSKAELFRDKLAHLLNIDRENVDVFSVQLRRMHPPLTDVRFAAHGSPYYKPVRLNGIVLMHREEIEKEVGINITMVGIDECYYENEVCEGSCTNTLDISSLPYMVNANRTALVGVRVDVIAECTCGARNFSKGESCRNSPCYNGGRCVEGRFGLSCQCPAGYNGPRCQQTARSFRGNGWAWYPALEMCDNSHLSFEFITKKPDGLLLYNGPIVPPEADEIMVSDFISVELERGIPRLLIDFGSGTLELKVKPKRTLDDGEWHRLDIFWNTETVKLIIDYCKSADISEPEDGTPPEFNDTSCQAQGTIPPFNEYLNVNAPLQIGGLYVEQFDPTHYKWKHMPVGKGFDGCIKNLFHNSKLYDLAHPGLSRNSVAGCPQTEEICNNQESTFRCWEHGTCVGSFTEARCQCNPGWTGPGCMTSTIPTTFKPQSYVKYALSFEPDKYSTQVQLRFRTREVHGELFRVSDQHNREYAILEIKDSRLHFRYNLNSLRTEERDIWLTAIAVDDGQWHTVRVSRYGSAATLELDGGEGRRFNETFSFEGHQWLLVDKQEGVFAGGKAEYTGVRTFEVYADYQKGCLDDIRLEGKHLPLPPAMNGTQWGQATMARNLERNCPSNKPCANVICPEPFECIDLWNEYDCTCGEGRIPSPDSKGCMDKNECIDYPCLNGGRCINQDPRFRYRCICPDGFWGENCELVQEGQTLKLSMGALAAILVCLLIILVLVLVFVVYNRRRESHIKYPGPDDDVRENIINYDDEGGGEDDMTAFDITPLQIPIGGPIPEMGGKLPPCKIPYTLGPEPNVGIFIEDHKKRADSDPNAPPFDDLRNYAYEGGGSIAGSLSSLASGTDDEQHEYEYLGAWGPRFDKLADMYGPAEESEEED from the exons tgACGAAATTCATTCGTATTGGAATAGCTGACAAGAACGACAATCCGCCTTACTTCGACAAAGGCCTCTACGAGGCTGAAGTAGACGAAAATGAGGATATACAACACACGGTTCTCACTGTCACCGCCAAAGATCACGACGAGT CCTCGCGTATTCGATATGAGATTACGAGCGGTAACATAGGCGGTGCATTCGCCGTGAAGAATATGACTGGCGCCATTTACGTCGCAGGTGCATTAGATTACGAAACGAGGAAAAGG TACGAGCTTCGCCTGACCGCGTCTGATAActtgaaagaaaattacacGACGGTCGTGATACACGTGAAGGATGTAAACGATAATCCGCCTGTCTTCGAGCGCCCGACTTACAAAACGCAGATCACAGAGGAAGATGACAGGACTTTGCCTAAACGCGTCCTCGGG GTCACAGCCACTGATGGGGATAAGGATAGGCCACAGAATATCGTCTACTTTTTAACTGGTCAAGGTATCGATCCTGATAATCCAGCGAATAGCAAATTCGATATCAACCGTACCAGCGGAGAAATTTACGTTCTAAAG CCACTGGACAGGGATCAACCAAATGGAAGACCGCAGTGGCGATTCACTGTATTTGCTCAAGATGAAGGCGGAGAAGGTTTGGTTGGATATGCTGACGTTCAAGTGAACCTGAAGGACATCAACGACAATGCACCTACGTTCCCACAAGGCATTTATTTCGGGAACGTCACGGAAAACGGAACGGCAG GAATGGTTGTAATGACCATGACAGCGGTCGACTATGACGATCCGAGCGAAGGTACAAACGCAAAACTAATTTATTCTATCGAAAAGAATGTCATCGAGGAGGAAACTGGCTCGCCAATTTTTGAAATTGAATCGGAAACCGGTGTGATAAAGACGGCAGTATGCTGTTTGGACAGAGAACGCACGCCAGATTATTCTATACAAGTGGTAGCAATGGATGGAGGGGGGTTAAAGG GGACGGGGACAGCATCTATACGAGTGAAAGATATAAACGATATGCCTCCGCAATTCACAAAGGAGGAATGGTTTACGGAGGTAGACGAAACGGAAGGTCCAGATTTGCCGGAAATGCCAATTCTTACGGTCACTGTACACGATGAGGATGAGACCAATAAATTCCAGTATAAG GTGATCGAGAGCAGTGGTTACGGTGCTGATAAATTTACCATGGTAAGAAATAACGATGGCACGGGTTCCTTGAAAATTGTGCAATCGTTGGACTACGAGGACCAATTGCAGAGCAACGGATTCAGATTTAGGATACAAGTTAACGATAag GGCGAAGACAATGACAACGATAAGTATCACGTTGCCTATTCCTGGGTAGTGGTGAAGCTACGCGACATAAATGATAATCAACCGCAATTCGAGAAGGCGAATATCGAGACCACGGTTCCTGAAAATGCTCGCATTGGAAGCAGTCTCGAAACATTCACAGCCACCGATCCTGATCAGGGTGGTAAGAGCAAAGTGTTCTATTCGATCGATAGAAGTTCCGATCGTAAGAGGCAATTTTCGATCAACGAAAATGGCACGGTATCGATCCAGAGGAGTCTCGACCGCGAAGAAACCCCAAGGCATCAG GTGAAAATCTTGGCCATCGACGATGGAATTCCACCTAAAACAGCGACAGCCACGTTAACAGTAATCGTACACGACATAAACGATAATCCGCCAAGATTTCTGAAAGATTATAGACCCGTGCTACAGGAACACTCGCAACAGAAAAAAGTAGTAGAGATCTCAGCGACGGATGacgacgatcgatcgaagaGCAATGGACCACCGTTTACTTTCAGGATGGATCCAAAGGCAGACGATGTGATTCGTGCCAGTTTCAAAGTTGAGAGCGATAACA AGGGAGCGAACGGGGATGGCATGGCTATTGTGTCATCGTTACTATCGTTTAACAGAGAACAACAAAAGGAGTACTTGATACCGATCGTTATCAAAGACACAGGAACTCCATCGATGTCTGGGACCAGTACTTTAACTGTTATTATCGGGGATATTAACGATAACAAAATGCAGCCTGGATCAAAGGACATTTTTGTATATAACTACgca GGACAATCACCAGACACAGAAATAGGCAGAGTTTACGTATTCGATTTGGACGATTGGGATCTACCGGATAAAAAGTTCTATTGGGAGGGTTTAGAGCACGCTCAATTCAAGCTAGATGAGGACACCGGTATGATTTATATGAAATCAGGCATTCACGACGGTAGATATCATCTACGTTTCAAAGTCTACGATCGGAAGCACACGCAAACAGATGTCCCAGCAAACGTGACAGTCACGGTGAAAACGATTCCTTTCGAAGCTGTATTAAATTCTGGTTCGGTTCGAATATCTGGTATAACAGACGAAGATTTCATTCGTGTTTGGGATTATAAA TCACAAACTATATCGCGTAGCAAAGCAGAATTATTTAGAGATAAATTGGCGCATTTGTTAAATATCGATAGAGAAAATGTAGACGTGTTTAGCGTTCAATTACGTAGAATGCATCCACCGTTGACAGACGTCAGATTCGCGGCCCACGGATCGCCGTATTACAAGCCTGTAAGATTGAATGGAATCGTACTAATGCATCGTGAAGAA atcGAGAAAGAGGTCGGTATTAACATAACGATGGTGGGCATCGACGAGTGTTATTACGAGAATGAAGTATGCGAGGGTAGTTGCACAAACACCTTGGATATTAGCAGTTTACCATACATGGTCAATGCAAACAGAACCGCCCTAGTGGGTGTGCGGGTGGATGTAATCGCTGAATGTACATGCGGAGCTCGGAACTTCAGTAAAGGGGAATCATGTAGAAACAGCCCTTGTTATAACGGAGGCCGTTGCGTGGAAGGCCGATTTGGGTTATC ATGTCAGTGTCCTGCTGGATATAATGGTCCAAGATGTCAGCAAACTGCAAGAAGTTTCCGTGGAAATGGCTGGGCTTGGTATCCTGCACTAGAAATGTGCGATAACAGTCATCTGAGCTTCGAATTCATCACTAAGAAACCTGACGGATTACTATTATACAATGGGCCTATTGTTCCTCCTGAGGCTGATGAAATTATGGTTTCTG ATTTTATATCCGTTGAGCTGGAACGTGGAATACCTCGACTGTTGATAGACTTCGGTTCTGGTACTTTAGAGTTAAAAGTGAAGCCGAAAAGAACTTTGGACGACGGAGAATGGCACAGACTCGACATCTTTTGGAACACGGAG acGGTGAAATTAATCATCGATTATTGCAAATCCGCGGATATCTCAGAACCGGAAGACGGTACGCCACCAGAATTCAACGACACCAGTTGCCAAGCTCAAGGCACCATACCACCCTTCAACGAATATCTAAACGTAAACGCACCACTTCAAATCGGTGGTTTATACGTCGAGCAATTCGATCCAACTCATTACAAGTGGAAGCATATGCCAGTTGGTAAAGGTTTCGATGGCTGCATCAAGAACCTCTTTCACAATAGCAAGCTTTACGATCTAGCACATCCTGGATTATCGAGAAACAGCGTAGCTGGCTGCCCTCAAACCGAGGAAATCTGCAACAACCAGGAATCCACCTTCCGTTGCTGGGAACACGGTACTTGCGTAGGAAGCTTCACTGAAGCTAGATGTCAATGTAACCCAGGATGGACTGGTCCTGGATGTATGACATCCACTATACCAACGACATTCAAACCACAAAGTTATGTCAAATACGCGTTGTCGTTCGAACCGGATAAATATTCCACTCAAGTACAACTGAGATTCCGCACCCGAGAGGTCCATGGTGAATTGTTTAGGGTCAGCGATCAGCATAACAGAGAATACGCTATTTTGGAG ATCAAGGACAGCAGACTGCACTTCCGTTACAATTTGAACAGTCTGAGAACTGAGGAACGAGACATATGGCTGACTGCGATAGCTGTTGATGATGGACAGTGGCATACAGTTAGAGTATCGAGATACGGATCAGCTGCAACTTTGGAATTGGATGGTGGTGAAGGAAGAAGATTCAATGAAACCTTCTCCTTCGAAGGACACCAGTGGCTATTGGTTGACAAACAAGAAGGAGTTTTCGCGGGCGGCAAGGCTGAGTACACTGGAGTTCGGACGTTTGAAGTGTACGCGGATTATCAGAAAG GATGTCTCGATGACATAAGACTAGAGGGCAAACATCTTCCATTACCACCCGCTATGAATGGAACACAATGGGGTCAAGCAACAATGGCCAGAAATTTGGAAAGAAACTGTCCTTCGAATAAACCCTGTGCCAACGTCATTTGTCCAGAACCATTCGAATGTATCGATCTTTGGAACGAATATGATTGCAC ATGTGGGGAAGGAAGAATTCCATCGCCTGATAGCAAAGGATGCATGGACAAAAACGAATGCATAGATTATCCTTGTTTGAACGGTGGTAGATGTATCAATCAAGATCCACGCTTTAGATATAGATGTATTTGTCCCGATGGTTTCTGGGGAGAAAATTGCGAGCTCGTTCAAGAGGGACAAACATTGAAACTCAGTATGGGAGCTTTGGCAGCTATTTTAGTTTGTCTTTTGATTATTCTTG tTCTCGTCTTAGTATTTGTCGTCTATAATAGAAGAAGAGAATCTCATATTAAGTACCCTGGGCCTGATGACGACGTGAGAGAAAATATCATCAACTACGATGACGAGGGTGGCGGAGAAGATGATATGACCGCATTCGACATTACCCCGCTTCAAATTCCTATTGGTGGCCCGATTCCAGAAATGGGCGGGAAGCTACCACCATGTAAAATACCCT ACACACTAGGACCAGAACCAAACGTGGGCATCTTTATAGAAGACCACAAAAAGAGAGCTGACAGTGATCCAAACGCACCACCGTTCGATGATCTACGAAATTATGCATACGAGGGTGGCGGAAGCATCGCAGGTTCATTGTCATCGTTAGCTTCCG GAACAGACGACGAGCAGCACGAGTACGAGTACTTAGGTGCTTGGGGACCGAGATTCGACAAGCTAGCCGACATGTACGGACCGGCGGAAGAAAGCGAAGAAGAAGACTAA